A genomic stretch from Candidatus Methanomassiliicoccus intestinalis Issoire-Mx1 includes:
- a CDS encoding immunity protein Imm33 domain-containing protein → MNKETLYKLNKWHEEDEFQKIVDEISLMVEEEMDYDVISHLVRAFNNLKRYEEAIEKLLSVEEEGKNDFYWHFELGYAYYYLERFDEAKNEFEAAWELDQNDEDTMRFIGFCKEKLQEAAGLKQENFDPELYTEEQLKVVERHIERRIGHYGRVFHEIVSPDIHVDIAIIDPDPDHNYYTLVTMGMGAHRMTVPPNFEGENFDRAELVICLPPDWPINSNSDIWFWPVKWLKVMARLPGEQNTWLAWGHTVSNNEPFAENTKLSGMIVSNMTDFDEGADKCILPNGECINFYQIIPLYREEIEFKVSHSKDELIHMLDGIDPVVDLNRPSQCVSESKKKFAIPSEDIKPVLSDWYGPLGCKATDRIMVDGEKIGYMYREEPDPEMPDSGWRFLAGDESDEYLNDPLNIGIYSLNTICNYDPDIIPLLHAPYGTAYFRDETGKLRKRTI, encoded by the coding sequence ATGAATAAGGAAACTCTTTATAAACTAAACAAATGGCACGAAGAAGATGAATTCCAGAAGATCGTAGATGAGATCTCATTAATGGTTGAAGAGGAGATGGATTACGACGTCATTTCTCATCTTGTGAGAGCCTTCAATAATCTAAAAAGGTATGAAGAAGCCATTGAAAAACTTCTTTCGGTTGAAGAAGAAGGAAAGAATGATTTTTACTGGCATTTTGAATTGGGTTACGCTTATTATTACCTGGAAAGATTTGACGAAGCTAAAAATGAGTTTGAGGCAGCTTGGGAATTGGATCAAAACGATGAGGATACAATGCGCTTCATTGGTTTTTGTAAGGAAAAGCTTCAAGAAGCGGCCGGTTTAAAACAGGAAAACTTTGATCCAGAACTTTATACAGAAGAGCAGCTTAAAGTTGTTGAGCGGCATATTGAGAGGCGTATTGGCCATTATGGCCGAGTGTTCCATGAAATAGTCTCTCCTGATATTCATGTGGATATAGCGATTATAGATCCTGATCCAGATCATAACTATTATACGCTTGTGACCATGGGCATGGGTGCCCACCGCATGACTGTACCGCCTAACTTCGAAGGCGAGAATTTTGACAGGGCGGAGCTTGTAATATGTCTGCCTCCAGACTGGCCTATAAATAGCAACAGTGATATATGGTTCTGGCCTGTAAAATGGCTGAAAGTTATGGCCAGACTTCCCGGGGAGCAAAATACCTGGCTTGCATGGGGACACACAGTGTCTAACAACGAACCCTTTGCAGAAAACACCAAACTATCGGGAATGATTGTTTCCAATATGACTGATTTTGACGAAGGAGCAGATAAATGTATTTTGCCTAATGGAGAATGCATCAATTTCTATCAGATCATTCCTCTGTACCGCGAGGAGATAGAATTTAAGGTGAGCCACAGCAAAGATGAATTGATACATATGCTGGATGGCATCGATCCTGTTGTGGATCTCAACAGGCCTAGTCAATGTGTTTCAGAATCCAAAAAGAAATTCGCTATCCCGAGTGAAGACATTAAGCCTGTATTATCTGATTGGTATGGACCGCTTGGATGCAAAGCTACGGACCGCATTATGGTGGATGGCGAAAAAATAGGTTATATGTACAGAGAGGAGCCAGATCCCGAAATGCCGGACAGCGGCTGGAGATTCTTGGCAGGAGATGAGTCTGATGAATACCTGAATGATCCTCTCAACATAGGAATTTATTCATTAAATACAATATGCAATTATGATCCAGATATAATTCCTCTGCTGCATGCACCTTATGGAACTGCATACTTCAGGGATGAGACTGGTAAACTCAGGAAAAGAACTATTTGA
- a CDS encoding DUF6348 family protein — protein MSSEFIEQLDSWHRSEEHQKIVDSILSVPESERDYNLIVLLARAYNNLEDYETAVKLLLSVSAEGKDDDLWHYRLGYAYYYLGKDLDAKNEFKLALQLNPDNKDAKDILDDCNYYLEDIDDSFCPHDPLQYILEGLHELIVEDNVIEDGKLFIPEWDLTISPFVEELAEDMAVLYFTLNCGSWDRELFECSVALGDTPKKAIGMAEGSFLFSVVDGIRIMMNGENSEELVSEFAGEKHNWHAYKSDIVGMGNNPEGDDIDEFWNLLRDGIIRRLGNQKFVYVKVYAAKNGDSITGECRINDIQSRELSNIVSEIAGKWDTTDFSSKKQFFFITQDEETYLEYPYSEEELEDATVKAVSLFEKCTSGDDYQQYLEKLIEELGDSSLAEELQAFIPEMCAENAFPSIQYPESVLIYRNGESLEVYKNQIASYHSIQKALLNGFNDNLFSNEVFSSYVYVSSIYGAICDAKEKGENLETSEAIMMISFSFSDDYLLR, from the coding sequence ATGTCATCAGAATTTATAGAGCAGTTAGATAGCTGGCATCGATCTGAAGAACACCAAAAAATCGTAGACTCAATTCTGAGCGTTCCAGAATCAGAAAGAGATTACAACCTTATAGTTTTACTTGCAAGAGCATATAATAATCTGGAAGATTATGAAACTGCGGTTAAACTGCTGCTTTCTGTGAGTGCTGAGGGAAAAGATGACGATCTGTGGCACTATCGGTTGGGATATGCCTATTATTATCTCGGAAAAGATCTGGATGCTAAGAATGAATTCAAACTAGCACTTCAATTAAATCCTGATAATAAAGATGCAAAAGATATTTTGGACGACTGCAATTATTATCTTGAAGATATAGACGACTCTTTTTGTCCACATGACCCTCTGCAATACATCCTTGAAGGTCTTCATGAACTGATCGTAGAAGATAACGTCATTGAAGACGGTAAATTATTCATTCCTGAATGGGATTTGACGATTTCTCCGTTTGTGGAAGAATTAGCAGAAGATATGGCTGTTTTGTATTTTACTCTCAACTGCGGTTCATGGGACCGAGAGTTGTTTGAATGCTCAGTTGCATTGGGTGATACGCCAAAAAAGGCAATTGGTATGGCTGAGGGAAGTTTCCTGTTCTCAGTTGTAGACGGCATCAGGATCATGATGAATGGGGAGAATTCAGAGGAGCTGGTTTCTGAATTTGCTGGTGAAAAACACAATTGGCATGCATACAAATCAGATATTGTCGGAATGGGTAATAATCCGGAAGGTGACGATATCGATGAGTTTTGGAATCTGCTGAGAGACGGCATTATCAGACGTCTGGGAAATCAGAAATTTGTGTATGTTAAAGTATACGCAGCCAAAAATGGAGATTCAATCACGGGAGAATGCCGCATTAATGATATACAAAGCAGAGAGCTCAGCAACATAGTTTCTGAGATCGCTGGTAAATGGGATACAACAGACTTCAGCTCTAAAAAGCAGTTTTTCTTTATAACCCAGGATGAAGAAACTTATCTGGAATATCCTTACAGCGAAGAAGAACTTGAGGATGCTACTGTCAAGGCAGTCAGCTTATTTGAAAAATGTACTTCTGGAGATGACTATCAGCAATACCTGGAGAAACTGATTGAGGAGCTAGGGGATTCAAGTCTTGCTGAGGAACTGCAGGCCTTTATTCCCGAGATGTGTGCCGAAAATGCATTCCCTTCTATTCAGTATCCTGAGTCTGTATTAATTTACAGAAACGGAGAAAGTTTAGAAGTTTATAAGAATCAGATAGCGAGCTACCATTCTATACAGAAAGCTTTATTAAACGGATTCAACGACAATCTTTTCTCGAATGAAGTATTTTCCTCTTACGTCTATGTAAGTTCAATTTATGGTGCAATCTGTGACGCAAAAGAGAAAGGTGAGAATCTGGAGACTAGCGAAGCAATTATGATGATATCATTTAGTTTTTCAGATGACTATCTATTGCGGTAA
- a CDS encoding tetratricopeptide repeat protein, protein MKLIQVEQELCQRLDELRNSGDYCSIIGAITSISDYKLDYDLVTRLAEAYLRTYKYREAIDCLLSVSDKGAEDYMWHFILGQAYYFTNDMTKVNEEIGKAFELNPEGDYASDFVEFCHIYHYVKLHLESLSERLVPRNKLIPEHQFSDRVSSFWKWFCDNEAKLSEFSENNVCDSEVTAFFSEGTNLITKDIKCFVEKGFKFTFVLNGSSPLYYLLPYLISRAPKNIQNKWDIGISIPKLNRCNDLSVNGIPIKNVKISFNYESESDKFNLYFYSEEFQSIEESEASIIVVDMLKLLFSENLLRLYIDTLSLLRSPTDEMFPMEQMCEKMSNVLKLSGKEMIENPSDIRVAYAFGNEYTDKLRHDTLSGLTSLLNSVAEYISDVNNTYMDMENCGAKLVYLFYTWPMEMDEDKIFNLRYNFEYYLIDEILGEKGSGREIGIALGSASGSMYEYEDLLIYDMSEFFKRIDRMLKDYQFEFHLAEFCPDGNIVNLRSEMRL, encoded by the coding sequence ATGAAATTGATCCAAGTGGAACAGGAACTTTGTCAACGTTTAGATGAACTGCGCAACAGCGGTGATTATTGCAGCATAATTGGAGCAATCACAAGCATCTCAGATTATAAACTGGACTATGATCTTGTTACCCGCTTAGCTGAGGCATATCTGCGCACTTACAAGTATCGGGAAGCCATCGACTGCCTTCTTTCAGTCAGTGATAAAGGCGCTGAGGATTATATGTGGCATTTCATTCTGGGTCAGGCGTATTATTTTACAAATGATATGACAAAAGTAAATGAAGAGATTGGTAAAGCATTCGAATTAAATCCTGAAGGAGATTATGCTTCAGACTTTGTAGAATTTTGTCATATTTATCATTATGTCAAACTTCATCTGGAAAGCTTGTCAGAGAGGCTTGTTCCTAGAAATAAGCTCATTCCAGAACATCAATTTTCTGACAGAGTATCTTCATTCTGGAAGTGGTTCTGTGACAATGAAGCAAAATTATCTGAATTTTCTGAAAACAACGTGTGTGATTCAGAAGTCACAGCTTTCTTTTCAGAAGGCACGAATTTAATAACCAAGGATATCAAGTGCTTTGTTGAAAAAGGATTCAAATTCACATTTGTTTTAAACGGCAGCAGTCCTCTCTACTATCTTCTTCCATATCTCATTTCCAGGGCTCCGAAGAATATTCAGAACAAATGGGATATTGGCATATCGATACCTAAACTAAACCGCTGCAATGATCTCTCAGTCAATGGTATTCCGATAAAAAATGTTAAAATATCGTTTAATTATGAATCTGAATCTGACAAATTTAACTTATATTTTTATTCAGAAGAATTTCAATCAATTGAAGAGAGTGAGGCAAGCATTATAGTTGTTGATATGTTGAAATTATTATTCAGTGAAAATCTGTTGAGGCTTTATATTGACACATTATCACTGCTGCGCTCTCCAACGGATGAGATGTTTCCCATGGAACAGATGTGTGAAAAAATGTCTAATGTTCTAAAATTGTCTGGAAAAGAAATGATTGAAAACCCCAGTGACATCCGTGTTGCATATGCCTTTGGAAATGAATACACAGACAAATTGAGACATGACACACTCAGCGGCTTAACATCTCTTTTGAATTCAGTTGCTGAATATATTTCTGATGTAAATAATACATATATGGACATGGAGAACTGTGGAGCCAAACTCGTTTACCTATTCTACACATGGCCGATGGAAATGGATGAAGACAAAATATTCAATCTCAGGTATAATTTTGAATATTACCTGATAGACGAAATTCTTGGTGAGAAAGGCAGTGGCAGAGAAATTGGAATAGCTCTGGGAAGCGCCAGCGGCAGCATGTATGAATACGAAGATCTGCTGATCTATGACATGTCTGAATTTTTCAAACGAATTGACCGCATGTTAAAAGACTATCAATTTGAATTTCATTTAGCTGAGTTTTGTCCAGATGGAAACATAGTCAATCTTAGGTCTGAAATGAGGTTATAA
- a CDS encoding MATE family efflux transporter produces the protein MQRDLTNGSVTKTMLLFAWPMILGNFLQQIYNVADTLIVGRYVGSDALAAVGSSFALMVFLTSIIIGLCMGSGVVYSIFFGAREEEKLKSSFFMSFVFIAAVTIVIQITTLCLIDPVLSALHIPSEVYNATKSYLTITLYGTIFVFIYNYFTAVLRGIGNSTTPLIFLGAAVILNVALDLILIISFGMGIEGAAAATVVSQAVSAVSIAVYCIWKTPEFRLKRKHLKFEKSILNKIVQYSSLTCIQQSIMNFGILMVQGLVNSFGVSVMAAFAAAVKVDSFAYMPVQDFGNAFSTYVAQNYGARKSKRIHEGIKSAAKVSLIFCIVISAIVVIFAKPLMTLFVSPEDVEIISIGVQYLRIEGACYCGIGGLFLLYGLYRGVGKPAVSIVLTVISLGTRVLLAYVLAAIPSIGLVGIWWAIPIGWLLADITGIVYYMRNKKLIVA, from the coding sequence ATGCAGAGAGATCTGACAAACGGCAGTGTTACCAAAACAATGCTGCTATTTGCGTGGCCGATGATTTTAGGTAATTTTCTGCAACAAATTTACAATGTTGCCGATACTCTGATAGTCGGAAGATACGTTGGCTCTGACGCTCTAGCTGCAGTGGGATCCTCTTTTGCATTAATGGTTTTTCTGACGTCTATCATCATAGGGCTGTGTATGGGAAGCGGAGTTGTTTATTCCATATTCTTTGGTGCCAGGGAGGAAGAAAAACTAAAGTCCAGTTTTTTCATGTCATTCGTATTCATTGCTGCTGTTACGATTGTAATCCAAATTACCACATTGTGTCTGATTGATCCGGTACTCAGCGCACTGCATATCCCATCTGAAGTATACAACGCAACTAAAAGCTATCTCACAATAACACTCTATGGAACTATTTTTGTATTCATATATAACTATTTTACAGCAGTACTGAGAGGCATTGGAAACTCCACAACTCCACTGATATTTTTAGGAGCAGCTGTAATCTTAAATGTTGCTCTTGATCTGATATTGATAATATCATTCGGAATGGGTATAGAGGGTGCCGCTGCTGCAACCGTAGTTTCTCAGGCCGTATCTGCAGTTTCAATTGCTGTTTACTGCATATGGAAGACTCCAGAATTCAGACTAAAACGAAAACATCTAAAATTTGAAAAATCGATATTGAATAAGATTGTACAGTATTCTTCTCTGACCTGCATACAACAATCAATTATGAATTTTGGAATACTGATGGTTCAGGGATTGGTCAATAGTTTCGGAGTGTCGGTAATGGCTGCATTCGCAGCGGCTGTTAAAGTTGATTCTTTTGCATATATGCCTGTACAGGACTTCGGAAACGCATTCTCCACATATGTAGCACAGAATTATGGAGCTAGAAAATCAAAAAGGATCCATGAGGGAATAAAGTCCGCAGCAAAAGTATCGTTGATATTCTGCATTGTAATCTCAGCAATAGTAGTGATCTTTGCTAAACCGTTAATGACACTGTTTGTAAGCCCTGAAGATGTGGAGATCATTTCAATTGGTGTCCAGTATCTGAGAATAGAAGGGGCCTGCTACTGCGGAATCGGCGGTCTCTTCCTTCTTTACGGTCTGTACCGCGGAGTAGGAAAACCAGCGGTATCGATTGTTTTAACAGTTATTTCACTGGGAACCAGAGTCCTGCTGGCATACGTCTTGGCAGCGATACCGTCAATCGGCCTGGTAGGAATCTGGTGGGCAATACCGATAGGCTGGCTGCTGGCAGATATTACTGGAATTGTGTATTATATGCGGAATAAAAAATTGATAGTTGCTTAG
- a CDS encoding DUF4241 domain-containing protein — translation MKPTAEWLKSFKEIREKLTCPAPINNYFTMPEIAGKKLDLLDFGIVSIPTGVILVRDPLCYLDCEEEPYFTEVPPGEFHAVACVVSEDDSDCSRYAAVRVQFTKKEAVTFEEALIGNENLSELEDDEYYGFNVDAGLACICDIAVRDAFCEFYDDWSESNPGKNIYDDYFAAIFAKSYAENPKHQREGGDWINWIVPGTIYHLPIFQTGFGDGTYPVYFGYDADGKICQLVIQFIDIDLAYGDED, via the coding sequence ATGAAACCTACTGCAGAATGGCTCAAGTCCTTTAAAGAGATTCGCGAAAAATTGACCTGTCCAGCTCCGATTAACAATTACTTCACTATGCCGGAAATTGCCGGTAAAAAACTGGATTTATTGGACTTTGGTATAGTGTCCATTCCAACAGGTGTGATTTTAGTCAGAGACCCTCTCTGCTATCTCGACTGTGAAGAGGAGCCTTATTTTACAGAAGTACCTCCTGGAGAGTTTCATGCAGTTGCCTGTGTGGTCTCTGAAGATGATTCTGATTGCTCAAGATATGCTGCGGTGCGTGTTCAATTCACTAAAAAAGAAGCTGTAACTTTTGAAGAGGCTCTTATTGGAAATGAAAACCTCTCTGAACTGGAAGATGATGAATATTATGGATTCAATGTAGATGCAGGCTTAGCGTGTATATGTGATATCGCGGTGAGGGATGCATTCTGTGAATTTTATGATGATTGGTCTGAAAGTAATCCAGGTAAGAACATTTATGATGATTACTTTGCGGCAATCTTTGCAAAAAGCTATGCTGAAAATCCAAAACATCAACGAGAGGGGGGAGATTGGATAAACTGGATAGTTCCAGGAACAATTTATCATTTACCCATCTTTCAAACTGGATTTGGAGACGGCACTTATCCGGTATACTTTGGGTATGATGCAGATGGAAAGATCTGTCAGCTGGTAATTCAGTTCATAGATATCGATCTTGCATACGGTGATGAAGACTAA
- a CDS encoding Crp/Fnr family transcriptional regulator: MKKYLHLIRNSPLFSGMTDDEILSILDCMNGTVKRYQKDAVILRSGDIVHNVGIVLSGNVHIVKEDFWENDNILTCLGNGQIFAEAYACLGTERLEINVIAKERTDVLFINVNKIMNVCTSACEFHSVLIRNLLWSLAEKNLVLTKRIEHTSKRSIREKLLSYLSEQSKKARSPEFEIPFNRQQLADYLSVDRSAISNELSKLRNEGLIDFEKNKFKLNELSA; the protein is encoded by the coding sequence ATGAAAAAATATCTGCATTTGATCAGAAATTCACCGCTATTTTCCGGCATGACAGATGATGAAATACTATCTATCTTAGACTGCATGAACGGCACTGTTAAAAGATATCAGAAAGATGCAGTCATCCTGCGGAGCGGAGATATCGTTCATAATGTCGGAATAGTATTGAGCGGGAATGTGCATATCGTGAAAGAGGATTTCTGGGAGAACGATAACATCCTTACATGTCTTGGCAACGGCCAGATTTTTGCAGAAGCCTATGCCTGCTTAGGCACAGAAAGGCTGGAAATCAATGTAATTGCCAAAGAACGCACTGACGTCCTGTTTATTAATGTAAATAAAATAATGAATGTGTGTACTTCAGCATGCGAGTTTCATTCAGTCTTAATCCGTAATTTACTTTGGAGTCTTGCAGAGAAAAATCTTGTTTTGACAAAGAGAATAGAGCATACCTCAAAACGCAGCATTAGAGAAAAACTTCTTTCTTATCTTTCTGAACAGTCTAAGAAAGCCCGCAGCCCTGAATTTGAAATACCATTCAACAGGCAGCAGCTTGCAGATTATCTTTCCGTGGATAGGAGTGCAATATCCAACGAACTGTCTAAACTTAGAAATGAAGGATTGATAGACTTTGAAAAAAATAAATTTAAACTAAATGAATTGTCAGCATAA
- a CDS encoding ATP-binding protein yields MIRKIVKIDEKKCNGCGICADACHEGAIQIVNNKAKLVKDDYCDGLGDCLPGCPTGAISIEEREAEAYDENAVKSHLQNKEKEIACGCPGGQTRVIDTLDNNCLNQWPIQIKLVPTNAPYFDDSELLIAADCTAFAYSNFYNDFIKNRITLIGCPKLDSIDYSEKISEIIKNNKINSIRIVMMEVPCCTGLENAVLKALQNSGKTIPLQTSIISINGKIIKNKAGD; encoded by the coding sequence ATGATAAGAAAAATAGTTAAGATTGATGAGAAAAAATGCAACGGCTGTGGCATATGCGCAGACGCATGTCACGAAGGGGCAATTCAGATAGTAAATAACAAAGCTAAGCTTGTCAAAGATGATTATTGCGATGGATTAGGAGACTGCCTGCCAGGATGTCCGACTGGAGCTATATCGATTGAAGAAAGAGAAGCGGAAGCCTACGATGAAAATGCTGTAAAATCACATCTGCAAAACAAAGAAAAGGAGATTGCTTGCGGATGTCCAGGAGGACAGACAAGGGTTATCGACACTTTAGACAATAATTGTCTAAATCAGTGGCCGATACAGATAAAGCTCGTTCCCACAAACGCTCCCTACTTTGATGATTCGGAGTTGCTTATAGCCGCCGACTGCACCGCTTTTGCGTATTCAAATTTCTATAACGATTTTATCAAAAACCGCATCACATTAATAGGATGTCCAAAACTGGACTCAATAGATTATAGTGAGAAAATTTCTGAAATTATCAAAAATAACAAGATCAACAGCATCAGGATTGTGATGATGGAAGTGCCATGCTGCACCGGTCTTGAAAATGCAGTATTAAAAGCTCTTCAAAACAGCGGAAAAACTATCCCGTTGCAGACTTCAATAATATCAATTAATGGAAAAATAATTAAAAATAAAGCAGGTGATTAA
- the hcp gene encoding hydroxylamine reductase: MDGKMFCFQCEQTAGCKGCTGENGVCGKSFMVANTQDSLTQALIDLSLSLNGKEPNDNQRRLMLEGLFTTITNVNFDCEKITALTKEINSQFPNTNSEDTYSDHSLQLWAETEDIRSLKSLILFGLRGMAAYAYHAAMLGYQDDKISDFFFEGLRAVGNPEANMNGLLPIVMEVGKVNLRCMELLDKANTETYGTPIPSTVSLTVNKGPFIVITGHDLKDLKLLLEQTEGKGINIYTHGEMLPAHAYPELKKYGHLKGNFGTAWQNQKKEFSDIPAPILFTTNCLMPPKHSYSDRVFTTGAVSFPETIHIDEDKDFTPVIQKALELGGYEKDVEFAGINGGKEVTTGFGHATVLSIADKVINAIKDGQIKHIFLVAGCDGAKPERSYYTNFVKLTPSDSIALTLACGKYRFNDLDLGTVAGIPRILDMGQCNDAYSAIHVAVKLAETLNCSVNDLPISFVISWYEQKAVSILLTLLYLGIKNIRLGPSIPAFMSPNVLTYLVENFGIAPITVPEDDMKDLLKQA, translated from the coding sequence ATGGATGGAAAAATGTTTTGTTTTCAGTGTGAACAAACAGCAGGATGCAAAGGATGTACCGGCGAAAACGGTGTATGCGGAAAATCATTCATGGTAGCCAATACACAAGACAGCTTGACACAGGCACTTATCGATCTGTCTCTGTCTCTAAATGGAAAAGAACCGAATGACAATCAGCGCCGCCTCATGCTTGAAGGGCTGTTCACAACGATTACCAATGTCAATTTTGACTGTGAAAAAATAACTGCGCTGACTAAGGAAATCAATTCCCAGTTTCCCAATACCAACTCTGAAGATACATATTCAGATCATTCACTGCAGTTATGGGCAGAAACAGAGGATATCCGTTCACTTAAATCACTTATATTATTCGGCCTTCGCGGCATGGCTGCTTATGCGTATCATGCAGCAATGCTTGGATATCAAGATGATAAAATTTCTGACTTCTTTTTCGAAGGATTACGAGCTGTAGGAAATCCAGAAGCTAATATGAATGGACTGCTGCCGATTGTAATGGAGGTAGGCAAAGTTAATCTAAGATGCATGGAGCTGCTGGATAAAGCCAATACTGAAACTTATGGAACTCCAATACCATCAACTGTTTCGCTTACAGTAAACAAGGGCCCGTTCATAGTTATAACCGGGCATGATCTGAAAGATCTGAAACTCCTACTAGAACAAACAGAAGGAAAAGGAATAAACATCTACACTCATGGGGAGATGCTGCCGGCTCATGCATATCCAGAACTTAAAAAATATGGCCATTTAAAAGGTAACTTTGGTACGGCCTGGCAGAATCAGAAAAAAGAGTTCTCAGACATTCCTGCACCGATCCTGTTTACAACGAACTGCCTGATGCCTCCCAAACACAGCTATTCTGACCGTGTATTCACAACCGGAGCAGTATCATTTCCCGAGACGATTCATATTGACGAGGATAAAGATTTCACTCCAGTGATACAAAAAGCGCTGGAACTCGGAGGCTATGAAAAAGATGTGGAGTTTGCAGGAATAAATGGCGGCAAAGAAGTTACTACTGGATTTGGACACGCGACTGTGCTGTCTATTGCAGATAAAGTAATCAATGCAATAAAAGACGGGCAGATCAAGCATATATTCCTGGTGGCTGGATGCGATGGGGCAAAACCTGAGCGCAGTTATTATACGAATTTTGTTAAACTCACACCGTCAGACTCCATCGCGCTGACACTGGCATGCGGCAAATACCGTTTCAATGATCTTGATTTAGGCACTGTCGCAGGAATCCCCAGAATTTTAGATATGGGGCAGTGTAATGATGCATATAGTGCAATCCACGTAGCTGTGAAACTTGCTGAAACTCTGAACTGCAGTGTGAATGATCTGCCCATCTCATTTGTAATCTCATGGTACGAACAGAAGGCAGTCAGCATTCTGCTGACTTTGTTATACCTCGGAATTAAAAATATCCGCCTGGGTCCATCAATTCCTGCATTCATGTCCCCAAACGTTCTGACATACCTTGTTGAGAACTTCGGCATTGCTCCGATCACAGTACCGGAAGATGATATGAAAGACCTGCTGAAGCAAGCCTGA
- a CDS encoding 4Fe-4S binding protein, with the protein MKRYEEYLHMLVNEIHSTIFATVDNNGNPVTCAIDIMLAGEEGLYFLTARGKAFYDRLVSHPIISLTGIKGKNTLSSKSITICGKVKEIGNGRIPEIFAKNQYMAEIYPDEKSRTSLTVFQIYEGEGEFFDLSVKPIFREKFSFGNAIIRETGYFVTEKCDGCSLCYDVCPQKCIDVSYTSVKIKEENCLHCGRCTEACDRQAIERR; encoded by the coding sequence ATGAAAAGATATGAAGAGTATCTGCACATGCTGGTGAATGAGATCCATTCTACCATTTTTGCTACGGTAGATAATAACGGAAATCCCGTGACATGTGCAATAGATATTATGTTAGCTGGTGAAGAAGGCCTATACTTTCTGACTGCTAGGGGGAAAGCTTTCTATGACCGCCTCGTTTCCCACCCAATAATATCACTTACAGGAATAAAAGGTAAAAATACATTGTCTTCAAAATCCATAACTATCTGCGGAAAAGTAAAAGAAATTGGAAACGGCCGCATTCCAGAGATATTTGCAAAGAATCAATACATGGCTGAGATTTATCCTGATGAGAAAAGCCGGACATCCTTGACAGTCTTTCAAATTTATGAAGGAGAGGGAGAATTTTTTGATCTCAGTGTAAAACCTATATTCAGAGAAAAATTTTCATTTGGGAATGCTATCATTCGAGAAACCGGGTATTTTGTTACCGAAAAATGTGACGGCTGCTCTTTATGCTATGATGTCTGCCCCCAGAAATGTATAGATGTCTCATATACTTCAGTTAAGATTAAAGAAGAGAACTGCCTGCATTGTGGGAGATGCACTGAAGCATGCGACCGGCAGGCTATAGAAAGAAGATGA
- a CDS encoding protein-ADP-ribose hydrolase — translation MKQEERLRWLIEHLLQENKDCRDVPSSEHERKQLLRDLMNIRTPNQVSKEFLEIQDEYLSEELSKKKITSLNDLSPIDEHIYIWKGDITTLAVDAIVNAANSSLLGCFIPRHACIDNAIHSAAGVQLRLACSDLMTKQGGREPPGTAKITFAYNLPSQYVIHTVGPMIQNEVTQKDRELLESCYISCLNIAADHDVKSIAFCCISTGEFHFPNYDAAKIAVNSVKGFLKTHKMNVIFNVFKEVDYDIYRRLLKTN, via the coding sequence ATGAAACAAGAAGAACGCCTTCGGTGGTTGATCGAGCATCTTCTGCAGGAAAACAAAGATTGCCGAGATGTACCGTCTTCAGAACATGAAAGAAAACAACTGCTACGGGACTTGATGAATATCAGGACACCCAATCAGGTCAGTAAGGAGTTTTTAGAGATACAGGACGAATACCTTTCAGAAGAGCTGTCAAAGAAGAAGATTACTTCATTGAATGATCTTAGCCCCATTGATGAGCATATCTACATCTGGAAAGGAGATATTACTACACTTGCCGTAGATGCGATTGTCAACGCGGCTAACAGTTCCCTTTTAGGATGTTTTATTCCAAGACATGCATGCATAGATAATGCAATTCATTCTGCAGCCGGGGTACAGCTCAGACTTGCATGCAGCGACTTAATGACAAAACAAGGAGGAAGAGAACCGCCTGGAACTGCCAAAATAACTTTTGCATACAATCTGCCATCTCAGTATGTAATTCATACTGTCGGGCCTATGATTCAGAATGAAGTCACACAAAAAGACCGTGAGTTACTGGAATCCTGCTACATATCATGTTTAAACATTGCTGCAGATCATGATGTAAAGAGCATAGCATTCTGCTGCATATCTACCGGAGAATTTCACTTTCCCAATTATGATGCTGCCAAAATTGCCGTGAATTCTGTAAAAGGATTCTTGAAAACACATAAGATGAATGTAATTTTCAATGTTTTCAAAGAAGTGGATTATGACATCTACAGACGACTACTCAAAACAAATTAA